The genomic interval GAATAAAACTTTCTTAATGTGTTCTTCTAAATTATTAATTTGATTATCATAAGTTGACCGAATGTTATTATAGAACTGCTCAACAATAGATTTTAGGGAAGTTTTTTTTGCATTTATATAGATTTTTTTAAATTCTACAATTTGATTATTTATCTCTATTTTTTCATTTTTGTACCATATAACCAAAAACAAAGTGGTAAAAATTAATACGGTTATCAAAAAGGTAATTAATAAAAATTGGAATAGTGTTAACTTTTTCTTTTTATACACTTTTTCCTCTAAAAACTTTTTTTATATTCTAACAACTTTAAATTAAAAAAGGAATAGATTTATTCAGTTGCTATTGCTTCAATTTCCACAAGAACATTTTTAGGAAGCGTTTTAACTGCAACTGCTGCCCTTGCCGGCTTATGACCATTAAACATTTTTTCATAAACCTCGTTCATCTCACCAAATGTTGACATATCGGCAAGAAAAACAGTTGTTTTAACAACATTTTTGTAACTTGTCCCAGCTGCCTCTAAAACATTAAAGAGGTTTTTCAATACCTGCTCTGTTTGTTCTTTTACATTTTCTCCTACTATTTCCCCACTTTCAGGGTTAATTGAAATCTGGCCTGAACAAAAAACAAAACCATTTGCTTTGACAGCCTGAGAATAGGGCCCAATAGCCTTTGGAGCTCTGTCAGTCTGAATAAATTCCATATTAATCCTCCTTCTGACATATTGTTAATCTTACTTTTTTACCAAAATAAAATTTGTAATTAAAATTTTTAAAACCAATTTTACTTAACTCTTTTTCCCAGTTGTGAGTAATAAACTCTGAGGCCAAATCACATTCAAGGTAAAAACCTATTTTTGTAATAATAGAAGCCTTTTTTAAGTTAATTTCATCGTTATAATCGATAAGACAAAAATACCCACCAGGCTTTAAAATACGGTAAAACTCTTTGAGAACAAAAAGCCTTTCTTCATGCTCAAAACCATGAAGAACAAAACACATAAAAGTCATATCAAATGAGTTAGCTCTAAAAGGAAGGAAAGATTTTAAACTTGCCTTAACAGGCAAAAGGCTTTTATTTTTTTCAGACTTTTTAGCAAGTTGTTTTAGAAACTCCTTCCCTATATCCATGCAAACAATTTTTATATCTTCAGCCTGTTTAGAAATTAGGGATGCATTTCTCCCTGTACCAGCACCTGCATCAAGAATTAAAAAATTATCTTTTACAGGCAAAGATTTAATTGCTGAGTTTATAAAATAAGGATAGTAACCTAAGGTTATTAAATTCATTAAATAGTCGTAAAACCTTGCCTCAAAGCCTTTTACCTCAATCTTTGTTCTTGCCATTTTTCTCTCCCATCAAAAAAAAGGGGGCCATACCCCCTTTTTAACATTTTTAAGTTCTAAATACAAGTATTAGTTAACCCTGCATCTCTTTTTTAGGTCTCTCTCAAAGTTTTTGTTGATTTTAGCCTTCTTCTCTTTTGCAATCTTGTAATACTTTACCGCATTTGCACAATCACCTGTTACAAAATATGCAACAGAAAGGTTTGTATAAGCATCTTTTAAGTTTGGGTCCTGATTAATTGCAGCAGAATACTGCTCAATAGCACCTTTAAAATCTTTTAAAGCCATTAATGTATTTCCATACTTAAACCTGAAAAAGGCATCGTACTGCATGTTTTTATCTTTTTCATACTCTTTTTTCATATTTTTATACTTATTTTCGTACTCAACCTTTTTTGTTTCATATGCAGTTGCATTTATACCTTGGTACTGCATATCGTGTTTATCAAGTTCAATCTGCAACTCTTTTGCCTTTCTCTGAAATTCTTTCATGTAGTCAAGCTTCATTTTCAAAAAGTTTTCTTTAAATGCAGCAAATTCTTTTATACTTTTCTCAAAATATTCTTTGGATTTATTGAAATCTCTCTTTTGATAGTAGATTATACCAAGGTAAGCATAAGCTGCATAGGCGTGCTTCCATGACTTAATAGCATCTTTGAATTCCTTTTCCGCTTTAGAAATCTTATTTTTTTTAAGATACTTTTTCCCTTTTTCAATATGCTTTGTTGATGGGCCCATTACCTTATTGTAAAGGCTTGTTGCTGTTTGCCCGTAAGCAAATCCAAAAGTTAATACCAGACATAACATTACAAAAAATCTTTTCATATCTCCTCCTAAAAATTATGGATACCTTTCCTTCTTATTTAATACCACACCTTTTTTTGAGAGCATTAACATAATTACCTCTTACAAATGCTTTCTTTTTCTTTGCCAATTCATAATACTTTTTAGCATTATTACAATCTCCAAGCATAAAATAGGCAACTGACAGATTTGTATAAGCATCTTTTAAATTAGGATCCTGATTTATTGCAGCAGAGTACTGCTCAATAGCACCTCTAAAATCCTTTAAAGCCATTAATGTATTTCCGTACTTAAACCTGAAAAATGCATCGTACTGCATATTTTTATCTTTCTCATACTCTTTTTGCAAATTTTTGTACTTGTTCACATAATCGTTTTTATATGCTTCAAAAACTGTTGGATTAACTGAATAGGATATGGAACGCCCCCTTAACGCCCTCATCTGCTCTGAGTATTGATAGTATTCAAGCGCATCTCCTGCACCGTAGTTAAGATTATGCTTATCTAAAACAATCCCCAATTCTTTTGCCCTCAATTCAAAATTTTTAATATAATCTCTTTTCATCTTTAGATAATTCTCTTTAAACTTTTGAAACTCAAAAATGCTTTTTTCAAAATACTCTTTTGATTTATTAAAATCCCTCTTTTGATAATAAACTATACCGAGGTAAGCATAGGCTGCATAAGCGTGCTTCCAGGCTTTAATTGCATCTTTAAATTCCTTTTCTGCCTTTTTGAGATTGTTGTTTTTAAGATATTTTTTACCTTTCTCAATGTGTTTTGTGGAATCAGCCTGTACCTTGTTATATAACCCTGATGCAGTTTGCCCAAAAACCAAACAAAATGAAAGCAAAAAAATTAAAGCAATAAAAGGCTTACGCATAAAAGCCTCCCTATTCTTTCTTACCCCCCTGATACTTTAAAATTGTTACATTCTCCAGGGTTATCATACCCCCCTGGAGCACTTCCTCCAGAAAGGGAAGCAATTGATTGATTTTTTCTTCAGTATCCACAATTTCAATTACCACAGGCAAATCTTCCGACAACACAAGAAATTTTGAAGTGTGAATTCTGCTTGTTTTTCCGAATCCCATTGCCCCCTTTAAAACTGTTGTTCCTGCAAGGTTTAATTCCCTTGCCTTCATCACAATCTCTTCGTAAAGTGGGCGTCCGTTTTTGCACCTGTCATCTTCCCCTACAAAAATCCTTAACAATAATCCCTTTTCCGGTAACATAGCTAACCTCTCACAATTTGTTTAGCAAGAAATATGCCTAAAAAAATACACACAAGACCCAAAAATACACTTGCAACAATATTTAAAACAGCAAACTTTATCTCACCCTCTCTAATTAAGTTGACAGTCTCAAAAGAGAATGTGGAAAATGTTGTAAAAGCACCTAAAAATCCTGTAAAAACCAAAGCCTTTATCTCCCTTGAAACTATCATTCTCTCAGTTAATTGCCACAAAAAACCAAACAATAAGCTTCCTAAAAGGTTAACTGCCATTGTTCCATAAGGAAATGTTGGAAAAAATAATGAATAAACAAACCTTGAAACAATATCTCTCATCATCGCACCAAATCCACCGCCTATAAATATCACCAGATACTTCATTACTTAAACTCCCTTAACCTTTTTTATCCCACACCGAATACGGAAATTTAACAAGAGAATAATTGTAATACCTTTCATCATTACTTACATCCTCTCCAGCCCAATCAGGCTTTTCAAATTCCTCATCTTCACTTTCAAGTTCAATCTCTGCAATTATCAATCCCTTATTCTCCCCTTCAAAAACATCTATCTCCCAGACATGATTACCTACTGGCAATTTATACCTTACCTTTTCAATCAAAGGCTTTAAGCAAACATTTTCAAGCAACTCAATTCCGTCTTTTAAAGGGATTTCATACTCAAATTCAAGCCTTGAAATGTCTCCCGTTCTTCCTTTTACGGTTAAATAAGCCTTTTTGTTTTCAATTATCCTTACCCTTGAAACTGATTTATCTCCAATGTAAAGATAGCCCTGCTTTATAGAAATTCCCTTTAATCCTTTTAAAAATGAAGTGTCTTTCACCTTAAACTTTCTTTCAATTTCAATTCCCATTTTTACTCCCTTTCCAATCTATTTTATCACCACTGTTTTTAAAATCCATTTTAGAGTATAATTCATTTGTATGAAAAACACTGAAAGTTTAATAGAGTTACTAAAAAGCCACAAATACCTTACCCACTATCATATATTTGAAAAAAAAGAGGGGGATTACAGGGAAATTCCTGAAACTCTGTCAGAAAAACTAAAAGAGGGGCTAAAGAAATCAGGGATTGAAAAACTTTATTCTCACCAAAAAAAGGCTTTCTCCCTAATTGAAAAGGGGAAAAACATTGTAATAACAACTCCAACAGCATCAGGGAAATCTCTCTGCTATAACCTGCCTATCCTTAATGAAATAGAGAAAAATCCATCAACAAAATGCTTTTACTTTTTTCCAACAAAAGCACTTTCAAGAGACCAGTCAAAGTCTGTAATAGAACTTGCAGAAAAGTCAAATATACCATTACGCTGCGAGGTTTACGACGGAGACACCCCCTCAGATGTGAGGGAAGGGATTAGAAAAAACGCTCAAATAATTATTACAAACCCTGATATGCTTCATCAGGCAATACTTCCCCATCATCCAATGTGGAGAAGGGTGATAGAAAACCTGAAATTTATAGTGATAGACGAAGTACACATTTACACAGGGGTTTTTGGCTCTCACTTTGCAAATGTTTTAAGAAGGCTGAAAAGAATATGCGAATTTTACCAGGCAAAGCCACAATTTATTTGCTGCTCAGCAACAATAGCAAACCCACTTGAATTAGCAGAAAACCTTGTTGAAGAAAAGTTTGAGTTAATTGACGAAAACGGTGCTCCCTCATCAAGAAAACACTTCTTTTTTATAAATCCACCAATTGTAAACAGAGAGTTGGGGATTAGAAAGAGTTATGTTGACATAACAGTTTTAATGGGGAAGGAGTTTCTTGAAAGAGACATCCCAACAATAACCTTTGCAAGAACAAGGCTTGCAGTTGAGGTTATAACAAAGTATTTAAAAGACAGAACAAAGCCAACAAAAAAACACAAGATATCCGCTTACAGGGGGGGCTATCTTCCTAATTTAAGGAGAGAGATAGAAAGGAAAATGAAGAACAAAGACATAAGCCTTATTGTTTCAACAAACGCACTTGAATTGGGGATAGACATAGGGGAGTTGCAGGGATGCATTATTGCTGGATACCCCGGAACAATATCTTCCACCTTGCAACAGGCAGGAAGGGCAGGAAGAAAAAAAGACGATTCACTTGCAGTTTTAATTGGTTCAAACTTTGCAGTTGACCAGTTTATAATGTCAAACCCTGATTACCTTTTCAAATCATCACCGGAACACGCAAGGATAAACCCGGACAACCCTGATATTCTTTTCAACCATCTGTGTTGTGCAATTTACGAACTCCCCTTTAAAGAAGGGGAAAGATTCGGGGAAACAGAGATAGAGGATTTGCTAACAAAGATGGAAGAGGTTGAGTTGGTAAACAAATTCGGAAAAAAATGGCACTGGATTTCAGACAGTTACCCTGCTGCAACATTTTCTTTAAGAAGTGTTACAAACGACAACTTTGTTGTAATAGACATAACAGAAAAGAGGAATAAGGTAATTGCAGAAGTGGATTACATTGCAGCACACACAACAATTTACCCGCAGGCAATATACCTTGTTCAGGGAAGGCTATACCAGGTTGAAAAGCTTGATTATGAAAATAGAAAAGCCTATGTAAGAGAGGTTATGGCAGAATACTACACAGATGCAATTGACCATACGGTTGTAAACATTCTTCAGGTTGACAATCAGGAAAAAGCCACCTTCTTCCACAACAATTTAGGGGAGATTCATGTCTTAACAACAATTACGGGATTTAAAAAGATAAAATTTTACACAAATGAAAATATTGGATACGGAAAGATAAATATCCCTGATGTTGAAATGCATACAACCTCATTCTGGCTTACAATTGACGATTCAATAAGGGAGCAGATGGGGATTTCAAAATCTGACTTTACAGAAACATTAAACGGGTTTTTGTATTCAATGAAGAATATTTCTTCAATATTCCTTATGTGCGACACAAGGGATTTAGGAACTTCCACTCAAACTGACGACACAAAGGAAAACTTCCAGTACTCGCTTTTTCTCTATGACGCATACCCTGGGGGTATTGGACTTTCTCCCCAGATTTATAAATTAAGGGAGAGTATCTTTGACGGGGTTAAGTCTCTTGTAAAATCCTGCAAGTGCTCTCACGGATGCCCTTCATGTATAGGCATAAGAAACGGCGAAAACTCAAATATAAAAAGCAATGTAATAGCCCTTGCGTCAATTTTATCAAAATAAAAAAGGGGGCTTTAAGCCCCCAGAGTTTTGCATTCTCCTGATTTATTTCATAAACCAATCTTTTAATGCCTGCAATGTAACCTGTCTTCCAACCTCGCCAATTGAGTGGGTTAAAGGAATCTCTTTCGGGCAAACCTCAACGCAGTTTTGTGCATTACCGCATTCGTGAATTCCACCTTTACCCATTAAAACATGGAGTCTGTCTTCCTTCAAAGAAGCACCAGATGGGTGGAAGTTAAACAGCCTTACCTGAGAGATAATCTGTGCACCCATAAAATCTGACTTTTCATTAAACTGTGGGCAAACTTCAAGACAGCATCCACATGTCATGCACTTTGAAAGTTCATAGTGAATTGCCCTTTCAGGCTCTGGAATCTTTGGACCAGGCCCCATATTGTGAGTACCGTCAATTGGAACCCATGCCTTAACCTTCATAAGGTTGTCAAACATCTTCTGCCTGTCAACAACAAGGTCTCTTACAACAGGGAACTTTGTCATTGGTTCAAGAACAATTGGCTGCTCTAAATCTTTAACAAGTGCAGAGCAAGCCTGCCTTACCCTTCCGTTGATAATCATGGTGCATGCGCCGCAAACCTCTTCAAGGCAGGAGCATTCCCATGCAACAGGAGTGGTCTTTTTACCATCTTTTGTAACAGGGTTCTTTTGAATTTCAACAAGGCATGCAATAACATTCATGCCATGAGTCATAGGAACTTCAAACTCTTCCCAGAAAGGGCTTGAATCCGGGGAGAGCTGTCTCTTTATTCTAAGTCTTACTGTGTCAGCCATTAGTTACCCCCCTTGTCCTTTTTTTGAGCCATCTTTTTAGTTTCCTCTTTGTCAACCGCGTAGTTTCTCGGTCTTGGAGGAATGTCCGCAATCTTAACAGGCTCGTATGAAATTTCCGGTCCATCCGGGGTATAGGTTGCTATTGTGTGTTTCAGGAAGTTTTCATCATCTCTATTTGGGAATTCAGGTTTGTAATGAGCACCACGGCTTTCATTTCTAAGCAATGCACCCTTTGTCATAACCTTTGCAAGTGTAATCATCTTCTGCAAGTCTTTAACAAAGATTGCTTCCTGATTGAGCACTCTTGATTTGTCAGCAATGCCTATGTGGTTCCATCTATCTTTCAACTCATCAAGCATCCCAAGGAGTTCTTCCAATTTGTCGTTATACCTTACAACAGTCATTCTCTCTGTCATCATTACGCCTAATTCATCGTGAAGCTTCTTGGCGTTTTCACTTCCATCCATTGCATAAATCTTTTCGTAGAGCTTTTCAACTTCATGCAACTCTTTATCAGCAAGTTTTTCAAAGTCTCCAGGTTTCTCATACCCTTTAAGGTACTTTGGCATTGCTGCTCCCACAACAAAACCATCGTAAACGCATGAGAGAAGGGAGTTTGCACCAAGCCTGTTTGCACCGTGGTACTGATAGTTAACCTCTCCTGCTGCGAATAAGCCTGGAAGGCTTGTCATATCTGTATCGTCATCAACCCACAGGCCACCCATTGAGTAGTGAACTGACGGGAATACCTTCATTGGAACCTTTCTCGGGTCATCACCAACGAATTTTTCATAGATTTCAAGAATACCGCCTAATTTCCTGTCAAGGTAATCTGAATCCATGAAAGAAAGGTCAAGGTAAACCATGTTTTTGCCGTCAATACCCAACTTCTGGTTTACGCAAACATCAAAGATTGCCCTTGTTGCAATGTCTCTTGGAACAAGGTTTCCATAAGCTGGGTACATCTCTTCAAGGAAGTACCATCTCTTTCCGTCCTTAATTGTAAAAACTCTTCCACCTTCACCCCTTGCAGATTCACTCATAAGCCTGTTTTTGTCAGAACCTGGAATTGCAGTAGGGTGAATCTGGATGAATTCACCGTTTGCATACTTTGCACCCTGCTCATAGCATGTGCAGGCAACGGAACCAGTGTTAATAAATGAGTTTGTAGATTTACCAAAAATGTATCCCGGACCACCAGTAGCGACAACAACTGCTGCGGCAGGGAAAACCTCAGGCTTCATTGTATTCATATTCATAGCAATGCAGCCGTGTACAACACCGTTGTCGTCAACAATCAACCTCTGGAAGTCATAGCCAATCCACTGTTTAACCATTCCTTCCGCAGTAAACCTTCTAACCTGTTCATCAAGCGCATAAAGTAACTGCTGTCCTGTGGTTGCACCGGCAAAAACAGTTCTCTTAAATTTTGCGCCACCAAATGCCCTAACATCAAGGTTGCCTTCCATTGTTCTGTTGAACATAACACCCATTCTGTCAAACATGTATATAATTTCAGGCGCTTTTTCACACATTCTCTTAACAGGGAGCTGGTTAACTAAAAAGTCTGCTCCGTAAACAGTGTCATCGTAATGTTCATAAGGAGAATCACCCTTTCCGTGTAAATCAAGTGCTGCGTTAATTCCGCCCTGTGCACAAACAGAGTGTGACCTTTTTACAGGGACAATTGAGATAAGGTCAACGGGGATTCCCTCTTCGCAAAGTCTTATAGTTGTCATTAATCCGGCAAGCCCGCCGCCGACAACGACTACTCTTTTATCACTCACCACTAACCTCCTTCACTAAATATGAAAAGCGAGCAATGCTCTAATGCCCACAAAAGCAAGAACAACAAATAGCCCTAAAGTAATCCAGCCCATTCTCTTCTGTGCTTTTGGGCCTGTTGTAATTCCCCAAACAATGCAGAATGACCATATTCCGTTTGCAAAGTGGAATGCAGCTGAAATCACTCCTATTACCATCCACCAGAAAACAACAGGGCTTTGAAACATTTTCGCCATGTATTGATAGGAAACCTCTGTACCATAAAGCAATGCAGAAATTCTTGTAACATATACATGCCAGCCAATAAAGAAAAGCAGAATAACACCTGTTACCCTCTGGATAAGGTACATCCAGTTTCTTGCATAACCGTACTGGAGGTTGTTAGGCTCTCCTGTATAAACAATGTAAAGACCGTAAATACCGTGAAAAAGCAAGGGTAGAAAGATAAAAATTGTTTCAATTGCCAGAAGGTACGGCAACTCTTTAAAAAACTCTATCTTTCCGTTGTAAACAGCCGCTCCGTGCACTGCAAAGGAGTTTGTAAAAAAGTGTTCAAGAATGAACAAACCTATAGGGAAAATCCCCAGAAAAGAGTGAAGCCTTCTGTTGAAAAAGCTTCTATCTACAGCAACTTCTGTCATATCACTCCCCCGACTTTATTTAATGTTTTCAAGTTCTGCAATAAGTTTTTTAACATGCTCAACAGACTTGTTGAACATTTCCCTTTCATCATCGGTTAAATCAAGCTCAATTACCTTTTCAACACCATTTCCACCTAACACAACTGGAACACCGATAAAGAATCCGTTTACACCGTATTCGCCTTCAAGGTAAGCAGCGCAGGGCAATACTCTCTTTTTATCCTTCAAAATTGCTTCAGCCATCTGGATAGCAGCCTCAGCAGGAGCATAGAAAGCAGAACCAGTTTTAAGAAGGCCAACGATTTCTCCACCACCCTTTCTTGTTCTCTCAATAATAGCGTCAATTTTTTCTTTTGATAAGAAGTGAGTTAAAGGAATACCGTTTATGTTTGAGTACCTTGGAAGAGGTACCATTGAATCTCCGTGACCACCTAAAACGATTGCATGTATATCTTCAACAGACAATCCTGTCTCCATTGCAATAAAGCTTCTCATCCTTGCTGTATCAAGGATACCTGCCATTCCAACAACCCTGTTTTTAGGAAACCCGGTAATCTTTTTCATAAGGTGAACCATAATGTCAAGCGGGTTAGAAAGAACAATTACAAAAGCATCTGGAGCATACTTTTTAATGTTTGGAGCAACTGATTCCATAATCTTTTTGTTGATACCAAGAAGATCGTCTCTGCTCATACCAGGCTTTCTTGGAACACCTGC from Thermotomaculum hydrothermale carries:
- a CDS encoding RidA family protein, coding for MEFIQTDRAPKAIGPYSQAVKANGFVFCSGQISINPESGEIVGENVKEQTEQVLKNLFNVLEAAGTSYKNVVKTTVFLADMSTFGEMNEVYEKMFNGHKPARAAVAVKTLPKNVLVEIEAIATE
- a CDS encoding class I SAM-dependent methyltransferase translates to MARTKIEVKGFEARFYDYLMNLITLGYYPYFINSAIKSLPVKDNFLILDAGAGTGRNASLISKQAEDIKIVCMDIGKEFLKQLAKKSEKNKSLLPVKASLKSFLPFRANSFDMTFMCFVLHGFEHEERLFVLKEFYRILKPGGYFCLIDYNDEINLKKASIITKIGFYLECDLASEFITHNWEKELSKIGFKNFNYKFYFGKKVRLTICQKED
- a CDS encoding tetratricopeptide repeat protein codes for the protein MKRFFVMLCLVLTFGFAYGQTATSLYNKVMGPSTKHIEKGKKYLKKNKISKAEKEFKDAIKSWKHAYAAYAYLGIIYYQKRDFNKSKEYFEKSIKEFAAFKENFLKMKLDYMKEFQRKAKELQIELDKHDMQYQGINATAYETKKVEYENKYKNMKKEYEKDKNMQYDAFFRFKYGNTLMALKDFKGAIEQYSAAINQDPNLKDAYTNLSVAYFVTGDCANAVKYYKIAKEKKAKINKNFERDLKKRCRVN
- a CDS encoding tetratricopeptide repeat protein, with the translated sequence MRKPFIALIFLLSFCLVFGQTASGLYNKVQADSTKHIEKGKKYLKNNNLKKAEKEFKDAIKAWKHAYAAYAYLGIVYYQKRDFNKSKEYFEKSIFEFQKFKENYLKMKRDYIKNFELRAKELGIVLDKHNLNYGAGDALEYYQYSEQMRALRGRSISYSVNPTVFEAYKNDYVNKYKNLQKEYEKDKNMQYDAFFRFKYGNTLMALKDFRGAIEQYSAAINQDPNLKDAYTNLSVAYFMLGDCNNAKKYYELAKKKKAFVRGNYVNALKKRCGIK
- a CDS encoding DUF190 domain-containing protein → MLPEKGLLLRIFVGEDDRCKNGRPLYEEIVMKARELNLAGTTVLKGAMGFGKTSRIHTSKFLVLSEDLPVVIEIVDTEEKINQLLPFLEEVLQGGMITLENVTILKYQGGKKE
- the crcB gene encoding fluoride efflux transporter CrcB, which translates into the protein MKYLVIFIGGGFGAMMRDIVSRFVYSLFFPTFPYGTMAVNLLGSLLFGFLWQLTERMIVSREIKALVFTGFLGAFTTFSTFSFETVNLIREGEIKFAVLNIVASVFLGLVCIFLGIFLAKQIVRG
- a CDS encoding CYTH domain-containing protein, yielding MGIEIERKFKVKDTSFLKGLKGISIKQGYLYIGDKSVSRVRIIENKKAYLTVKGRTGDISRLEFEYEIPLKDGIELLENVCLKPLIEKVRYKLPVGNHVWEIDVFEGENKGLIIAEIELESEDEEFEKPDWAGEDVSNDERYYNYSLVKFPYSVWDKKG
- a CDS encoding DEAD/DEAH box helicase; amino-acid sequence: MKNTESLIELLKSHKYLTHYHIFEKKEGDYREIPETLSEKLKEGLKKSGIEKLYSHQKKAFSLIEKGKNIVITTPTASGKSLCYNLPILNEIEKNPSTKCFYFFPTKALSRDQSKSVIELAEKSNIPLRCEVYDGDTPSDVREGIRKNAQIIITNPDMLHQAILPHHPMWRRVIENLKFIVIDEVHIYTGVFGSHFANVLRRLKRICEFYQAKPQFICCSATIANPLELAENLVEEKFELIDENGAPSSRKHFFFINPPIVNRELGIRKSYVDITVLMGKEFLERDIPTITFARTRLAVEVITKYLKDRTKPTKKHKISAYRGGYLPNLRREIERKMKNKDISLIVSTNALELGIDIGELQGCIIAGYPGTISSTLQQAGRAGRKKDDSLAVLIGSNFAVDQFIMSNPDYLFKSSPEHARINPDNPDILFNHLCCAIYELPFKEGERFGETEIEDLLTKMEEVELVNKFGKKWHWISDSYPAATFSLRSVTNDNFVVIDITEKRNKVIAEVDYIAAHTTIYPQAIYLVQGRLYQVEKLDYENRKAYVREVMAEYYTDAIDHTVVNILQVDNQEKATFFHNNLGEIHVLTTITGFKKIKFYTNENIGYGKINIPDVEMHTTSFWLTIDDSIREQMGISKSDFTETLNGFLYSMKNISSIFLMCDTRDLGTSTQTDDTKENFQYSLFLYDAYPGGIGLSPQIYKLRESIFDGVKSLVKSCKCSHGCPSCIGIRNGENSNIKSNVIALASILSK
- the sdhB gene encoding succinate dehydrogenase iron-sulfur subunit; the protein is MADTVRLRIKRQLSPDSSPFWEEFEVPMTHGMNVIACLVEIQKNPVTKDGKKTTPVAWECSCLEEVCGACTMIINGRVRQACSALVKDLEQPIVLEPMTKFPVVRDLVVDRQKMFDNLMKVKAWVPIDGTHNMGPGPKIPEPERAIHYELSKCMTCGCCLEVCPQFNEKSDFMGAQIISQVRLFNFHPSGASLKEDRLHVLMGKGGIHECGNAQNCVEVCPKEIPLTHSIGEVGRQVTLQALKDWFMK
- the sdhA gene encoding succinate dehydrogenase flavoprotein subunit gives rise to the protein MSDKRVVVVGGGLAGLMTTIRLCEEGIPVDLISIVPVKRSHSVCAQGGINAALDLHGKGDSPYEHYDDTVYGADFLVNQLPVKRMCEKAPEIIYMFDRMGVMFNRTMEGNLDVRAFGGAKFKRTVFAGATTGQQLLYALDEQVRRFTAEGMVKQWIGYDFQRLIVDDNGVVHGCIAMNMNTMKPEVFPAAAVVVATGGPGYIFGKSTNSFINTGSVACTCYEQGAKYANGEFIQIHPTAIPGSDKNRLMSESARGEGGRVFTIKDGKRWYFLEEMYPAYGNLVPRDIATRAIFDVCVNQKLGIDGKNMVYLDLSFMDSDYLDRKLGGILEIYEKFVGDDPRKVPMKVFPSVHYSMGGLWVDDDTDMTSLPGLFAAGEVNYQYHGANRLGANSLLSCVYDGFVVGAAMPKYLKGYEKPGDFEKLADKELHEVEKLYEKIYAMDGSENAKKLHDELGVMMTERMTVVRYNDKLEELLGMLDELKDRWNHIGIADKSRVLNQEAIFVKDLQKMITLAKVMTKGALLRNESRGAHYKPEFPNRDDENFLKHTIATYTPDGPEISYEPVKIADIPPRPRNYAVDKEETKKMAQKKDKGGN
- a CDS encoding succinate dehydrogenase cytochrome b558 subunit; translation: MTEVAVDRSFFNRRLHSFLGIFPIGLFILEHFFTNSFAVHGAAVYNGKIEFFKELPYLLAIETIFIFLPLLFHGIYGLYIVYTGEPNNLQYGYARNWMYLIQRVTGVILLFFIGWHVYVTRISALLYGTEVSYQYMAKMFQSPVVFWWMVIGVISAAFHFANGIWSFCIVWGITTGPKAQKRMGWITLGLFVVLAFVGIRALLAFHI
- the mdh gene encoding malate dehydrogenase; the encoded protein is MARPKIALIGAGHIGGTMAHIIARKELGDVVLVDIVEGMPQGKALDIYEATPIFGKDCKSIGTNDYKDIEGANIVIVTAGVPRKPGMSRDDLLGINKKIMESVAPNIKKYAPDAFVIVLSNPLDIMVHLMKKITGFPKNRVVGMAGILDTARMRSFIAMETGLSVEDIHAIVLGGHGDSMVPLPRYSNINGIPLTHFLSKEKIDAIIERTRKGGGEIVGLLKTGSAFYAPAEAAIQMAEAILKDKKRVLPCAAYLEGEYGVNGFFIGVPVVLGGNGVEKVIELDLTDDEREMFNKSVEHVKKLIAELENIK